One window from the genome of Bradyrhizobium xenonodulans encodes:
- a CDS encoding CaiB/BaiF CoA transferase family protein, whose protein sequence is MGGVLEGVRVLDFGRYIAGPYCATLLAEFGAEVIRVEKRDGSEDRFVAPVGEGGEGALFLQVNRNKKCITLDPMKPEGQEVMRRLIATADVVVANLPPQTLRAMKLDYDSLKVIKPDIILTTATAFGGPGPWSDRVGFDGVGQVMSGSVYMTGTGDPPYRAAVNWVDFGTALHCAFGTLAALIERGKSGRGQIVEGALLATALSFTNATLIEQAVINVNRVPTGNLGQTAAPADIYRTRDGWVLCQVTGHPLFKRWARLMGEEEQWLNDPRFADDISRGNNGPIISERMARWCAERTTQEAVDTLGSAMIPTGPVLSPQQALDHPHIRAAGFMQDIDYPGLPKPAPVTRAAVRLSETPGEIASRPPMLGEHTDLVLGELGYDATAIAALRQSGVI, encoded by the coding sequence ATGGGAGGAGTCTTGGAGGGCGTGCGCGTCCTCGATTTCGGGCGCTATATCGCGGGGCCCTATTGCGCGACCCTGCTAGCCGAATTCGGCGCCGAGGTGATCCGCGTGGAAAAGCGCGACGGCAGCGAGGACCGCTTCGTGGCGCCGGTCGGCGAGGGCGGCGAAGGCGCGCTGTTCCTCCAGGTCAACCGCAACAAGAAGTGCATCACGCTCGATCCGATGAAGCCGGAGGGGCAGGAGGTGATGCGCCGGCTGATCGCGACCGCGGATGTCGTCGTCGCCAATCTGCCGCCGCAGACCCTGCGCGCGATGAAGCTCGATTACGACTCTCTGAAGGTGATCAAGCCCGACATCATCCTGACGACGGCGACCGCATTCGGCGGACCGGGTCCCTGGTCCGACCGCGTCGGCTTCGACGGTGTCGGCCAGGTCATGTCGGGCTCGGTCTACATGACCGGCACCGGCGATCCGCCATACCGTGCCGCGGTGAACTGGGTCGATTTCGGCACCGCGCTGCATTGCGCGTTCGGCACGCTCGCAGCCCTGATCGAGCGCGGCAAGTCCGGACGCGGGCAAATCGTCGAAGGCGCACTGCTCGCCACCGCCTTGTCCTTCACCAACGCCACGCTGATCGAGCAGGCCGTCATCAACGTCAATCGTGTGCCGACGGGCAATCTCGGCCAGACCGCGGCGCCCGCCGACATCTACCGCACCAGGGACGGCTGGGTGCTGTGCCAGGTCACGGGGCATCCGCTGTTCAAGCGCTGGGCGAGGCTGATGGGCGAGGAGGAGCAGTGGCTGAACGATCCGCGTTTTGCCGACGACATCAGCCGCGGTAACAACGGCCCCATCATCAGCGAACGGATGGCGCGCTGGTGCGCCGAGCGCACCACGCAGGAAGCCGTCGATACGCTGGGGAGTGCGATGATTCCGACCGGGCCTGTGCTGAGCCCGCAACAGGCGCTCGATCATCCGCACATCCGTGCCGCTGGCTTCATGCAGGACATCGACTATCCGGGCTTGCCGAAGCCCGCCCCGGTGACGCGCGCCGCCGTCCGGCTGTCGGAAACGCCGGGCGAGATCGCGAGCCGCCCGCCGATGCTCGGCGAGCACACCGACCTCGTGCTGGGCGAGCTCGGCTATGACGCGACCGCGATCGCGGCGCTCCGGCAGAGCGGGGTGATTTAA
- a CDS encoding DUF899 family protein gives MDSSILKAASELARTNKAHFPNETADYRRARQDLLTEEIELRRHIERVAEQRRALPLGGEVKKNYVFEGENGKANFADLFDGKQTLAIYSYMFGPQRQTPCPMCTSFMSTWEHKLPDIEQRIGFVFIARSPIARLIEAKKARGWTRHKVFSDVSGDYTRDYVSAEDADVPGYSVFTQRDGSIRHFWSGEMSGTMADPHQDPRGAPDMDPLWTILDTTPEGRGTDWYPKLAY, from the coding sequence ATGGATAGTTCCATCCTGAAGGCTGCATCCGAACTTGCTCGTACGAACAAGGCGCATTTTCCCAACGAAACCGCCGATTATCGCCGCGCGCGGCAAGACCTCCTGACGGAGGAAATCGAGCTGCGTCGTCACATTGAGCGTGTCGCTGAGCAGCGCCGGGCGCTGCCGCTCGGCGGCGAGGTGAAGAAAAACTACGTGTTCGAAGGCGAGAACGGCAAAGCCAATTTCGCTGATTTGTTCGACGGCAAGCAGACGCTCGCGATCTACAGCTACATGTTCGGGCCGCAGCGGCAGACGCCATGTCCAATGTGCACCTCCTTCATGAGCACATGGGAGCACAAATTGCCTGACATCGAGCAGCGCATCGGATTCGTCTTCATCGCGCGGTCGCCGATCGCGCGATTGATCGAGGCAAAGAAAGCGCGCGGCTGGACACGGCACAAGGTCTTCTCTGACGTCTCCGGCGACTACACGCGCGACTACGTCAGCGCGGAGGATGCCGACGTGCCCGGCTACAGCGTGTTCACGCAGCGCGACGGCTCGATCCGGCATTTTTGGTCCGGCGAGATGAGCGGCACGATGGCCGACCCCCACCAGGATCCGCGCGGCGCGCCCGACATGGATCCGCTCTGGACCATTCTCGACACCACGCCAGAAGGGCGCGGCACTGACTGGTATCCAAAACTCGCTTACTGA
- a CDS encoding VOC family protein → MPQQFDRSAEDLGNAIHFEHVNIQVPDQRLATLFYVTGLGLTRDPYLMVSDTNMWINAGRSQFHLPDGKPQVLRGHTGLVIEGREALLARLASVAKKLEGTAFAFTEHNDHVEAICPWGNRLRCFEPDAARFGRIALGIPYVEFDVPIGTAKAICAFYPEIMNMPASLRNGDGTVAAVKTGRDQVLLFRETDRPQGDYDGHHVQMYITDFSGPYKKLLARNLISREDNQYQYRFCDIVDLDSGRPLFTVEHEVRSATHPMFMRPMVNRNPAVNNRNYAAGHDQSLWAMGPDQYEG, encoded by the coding sequence ATGCCGCAACAATTCGACCGATCCGCAGAAGATCTCGGCAACGCCATCCATTTCGAGCACGTCAACATCCAGGTCCCGGACCAGCGCCTCGCCACGCTGTTCTACGTCACCGGGCTCGGGCTCACGCGCGATCCCTACCTGATGGTGTCCGACACCAACATGTGGATCAACGCCGGACGGAGCCAGTTTCATCTGCCTGATGGCAAGCCGCAGGTGCTGCGCGGCCATACCGGATTGGTGATCGAGGGGCGCGAGGCGCTGCTGGCGCGGCTCGCGTCAGTGGCGAAAAAGCTCGAGGGCACGGCGTTCGCGTTCACCGAGCACAATGACCATGTCGAGGCGATTTGTCCGTGGGGCAACCGCCTGCGCTGCTTTGAACCGGATGCCGCGCGCTTCGGGCGGATCGCACTCGGCATTCCCTATGTCGAGTTCGACGTGCCCATCGGCACTGCCAAGGCCATCTGCGCCTTCTATCCTGAAATCATGAACATGCCCGCGAGCCTGCGGAACGGCGACGGCACTGTTGCCGCCGTGAAGACGGGCCGCGACCAGGTTCTGCTGTTCCGCGAGACCGACCGGCCCCAGGGCGACTACGACGGCCACCATGTGCAGATGTACATCACCGATTTCTCCGGCCCGTACAAAAAGCTCCTGGCGCGCAACCTGATCTCCCGCGAGGACAATCAATACCAGTACCGGTTCTGCGACATCGTCGACCTCGACAGCGGCAGGCCGCTCTTCACCGTCGAGCACGAGGTCCGCAGCGCCACCCACCCGATGTTCATGCGCCCGATGGTCAATCGCAACCCGGCGGTCAACAACCGCAATTACGCGGCCGGCCACGACCAGTCGCTGTGGGCGATGGGTCCGGATCAATACGAGGGATAG
- a CDS encoding Hsp20 family protein translates to MRTTFDFAPLWRSTIGFDHLADLVDSTTRQASEDNYPPYNIERSGEDQYRITLAVAGFGINDVTVTAEQNALTVEGRKPETASREYLYQGIAARPFRRVFNLADYVQVKQAAFQDGLLIIDLLREIPEAMKPRRIQIASAPTPQIEQKKAA, encoded by the coding sequence ATGAGGACCACCTTTGACTTCGCGCCCCTCTGGCGCTCCACCATCGGCTTCGACCATCTGGCCGACCTCGTCGACAGCACGACCCGTCAGGCGAGCGAAGACAATTATCCGCCCTACAACATCGAGCGCTCGGGCGAAGACCAGTACCGGATCACGCTCGCCGTGGCGGGCTTCGGCATCAACGACGTCACGGTGACCGCCGAACAGAACGCGCTGACCGTCGAGGGCAGGAAACCCGAAACCGCCTCGCGCGAATATCTGTACCAGGGCATCGCGGCGCGCCCCTTCCGCCGTGTCTTCAATCTCGCCGACTACGTCCAGGTCAAGCAGGCCGCCTTCCAGGACGGTCTCCTGATCATCGATCTACTGCGCGAGATTCCGGAAGCCATGAAGCCGCGCCGCATCCAGATCGCGAGCGCCCCAACACCGCAGATCGAGCAGAAGAAGGCAGCGTGA
- a CDS encoding acyl-CoA dehydrogenase: MTYRAPISDMLLSLNHGAGLKAAVEAGHYGDFDGDIVAAVLEEAGKFASDVLAPLNKVGDEHGIKLDDGKVTTAPGWPDAYKRWTEGGWNAVSGPEGFGGQGLPVAINAACTEIWSASNVAFGLCPLLTASAMEALDAHGSDELKKIYLEKLVSGEWTGTMQLTEPQAGSDVGALRTRAEKQADGTYRIKGTKIFITYGEHDMTDNIVHFVLARLPDAPAGTKGISLFLVPKFMVNEDGSLGARNDIFASGVEHKLGMHASPTCTMTMGDHGGAIGFLVGEENQGMRCMFTMMNQARLGVGLEGVGVADRAYQQALAYAQERKQGRAVGKTGDGSDAIFVHPDVKRMLMRMRAQTAAARTICYATAVAIDVSTRAKDPKVRADAASRAALLTPMAKGYSTDIGNEVAYLGVQIHGGMGFIEETGAAQHYRDARITAIYEGTNGIQAIDLVTRKLAANGGAAVWTLLDELAATVSQVEASNDPAFGTTGVKLREALQALTRTSKWLLERVASAPNEALAGATPYLQQFGATLGGCMLASEALAAKADGNTDAARYVSLVRFFAENIAVQAGALERTVTESAESVAAADAVLL, from the coding sequence ATGACCTACCGCGCGCCGATCTCTGACATGCTGCTGTCGCTCAACCATGGTGCGGGCCTCAAGGCCGCCGTGGAAGCCGGTCATTACGGCGATTTCGACGGCGACATCGTGGCCGCCGTGCTGGAGGAAGCCGGCAAGTTCGCTTCGGACGTGCTGGCACCGCTCAACAAGGTCGGCGACGAGCACGGCATCAAGCTCGATGACGGCAAGGTCACGACCGCACCGGGCTGGCCGGATGCCTACAAGCGCTGGACCGAGGGCGGCTGGAATGCAGTGTCGGGCCCGGAAGGTTTCGGCGGCCAGGGCCTGCCGGTCGCGATCAACGCGGCCTGCACCGAGATATGGAGCGCCTCCAATGTCGCCTTCGGGCTCTGCCCGCTGTTGACGGCGTCGGCGATGGAGGCGCTGGACGCGCATGGCAGTGACGAGCTGAAAAAGATCTATCTCGAAAAGCTCGTCTCCGGCGAATGGACCGGTACGATGCAGCTCACCGAGCCGCAGGCCGGCTCCGACGTCGGCGCGCTGCGCACCCGCGCCGAGAAGCAGGCCGACGGCACCTATCGCATCAAGGGGACGAAGATCTTCATCACCTATGGCGAGCACGACATGACCGACAACATCGTGCATTTCGTGCTGGCACGCCTGCCCGACGCGCCCGCCGGCACCAAGGGAATCTCGCTGTTCCTCGTGCCGAAATTCATGGTCAATGAAGACGGCTCGCTTGGCGCGCGTAACGACATTTTTGCCAGCGGCGTCGAGCACAAGCTCGGCATGCACGCCTCGCCGACCTGCACCATGACCATGGGCGACCATGGCGGCGCGATCGGCTTCCTGGTCGGCGAAGAGAACCAGGGCATGCGCTGCATGTTCACGATGATGAACCAGGCCCGCCTCGGCGTCGGCCTCGAAGGCGTCGGCGTCGCCGATCGCGCTTATCAGCAGGCCCTCGCCTATGCGCAGGAACGCAAGCAGGGCCGCGCGGTCGGCAAGACCGGCGACGGCTCGGACGCGATCTTCGTGCATCCCGACGTCAAGCGCATGCTGATGCGGATGCGGGCGCAGACCGCGGCCGCGCGCACCATCTGCTATGCGACCGCGGTCGCGATCGACGTCTCGACGCGCGCCAAGGATCCCAAAGTTCGCGCCGATGCGGCCTCGCGCGCAGCGCTGTTGACGCCGATGGCCAAGGGCTATTCCACCGACATCGGCAACGAGGTCGCCTATCTCGGCGTTCAGATCCATGGCGGCATGGGCTTCATCGAGGAGACCGGCGCCGCGCAGCATTATCGTGATGCGCGCATCACCGCGATCTACGAAGGCACCAACGGCATCCAGGCGATCGACCTCGTCACGCGCAAGCTCGCGGCCAACGGCGGCGCTGCGGTGTGGACGCTGCTCGACGAGCTCGCCGCGACCGTCAGCCAGGTCGAAGCCTCCAACGACCCCGCTTTCGGCACCACGGGCGTGAAACTGCGCGAGGCGCTGCAGGCGCTGACCCGTACCAGCAAATGGCTGCTGGAGCGCGTCGCGTCCGCGCCGAACGAGGCGCTGGCCGGCGCGACGCCGTACCTCCAGCAGTTCGGCGCGACGCTCGGCGGCTGCATGCTGGCCTCCGAAGCGCTCGCCGCCAAGGCCGACGGCAACACGGACGCCGCGCGCTACGTCTCGCTGGTGCGCTTCTTCGCCGAGAACATCGCTGTACAGGCCGGCGCGCTGGAGCGCACCGTGACGGAGAGCGCGGAGTCGGTCGCGGCGGCGGATGCGGTGCTGTTGTAG
- a CDS encoding NAD(P)/FAD-dependent oxidoreductase, whose product MTASAGPLDCLIVGGGPAGLMAAIYLARFRRRVCVVDTGASRAALIPRSHNVPGFVHGLSGVELIARMSAQLDELAVARVEAEVTTLQRHGDGFRAAWNGGALEAATVVLACGIVDVHPPFDRWRAAVADGLLRYCPVCDAFEAIGRRIGVIGPLDRAAGKAMFLRGYARDVTLLATEGEDDQAAMSRLAEAGVEVVFAPGLHLRRRDDRIEAAFATDRTALFDVVYPAMGAEVRSGLAVSLGAEHTGEGYLRVDDHQRTSVAGLYGIGDLVTDLHQISVAFGHAAVAACSIHSSLPRCLA is encoded by the coding sequence ATGACTGCGAGCGCGGGGCCGCTTGATTGCCTGATCGTCGGCGGCGGCCCGGCCGGGCTGATGGCCGCGATCTATCTTGCGCGATTTCGCCGCCGCGTCTGCGTCGTGGACACAGGTGCGAGCCGGGCGGCTCTGATCCCGCGCAGTCACAACGTCCCGGGCTTCGTCCATGGTCTGTCCGGCGTCGAGCTGATCGCGCGAATGTCGGCCCAACTGGACGAGCTCGCCGTTGCACGGGTGGAAGCCGAGGTGACGACGCTGCAGCGGCACGGAGATGGTTTTCGGGCGGCATGGAACGGGGGCGCGCTCGAGGCGGCCACCGTCGTCCTTGCCTGCGGCATCGTCGATGTCCATCCCCCGTTCGACCGATGGCGCGCCGCGGTCGCCGACGGATTGTTGCGCTATTGCCCGGTCTGCGATGCCTTCGAGGCGATCGGCCGTCGCATCGGCGTCATTGGCCCGCTCGATCGCGCCGCAGGCAAGGCCATGTTCCTGCGCGGCTACGCGCGGGATGTGACGCTGCTCGCAACCGAAGGTGAGGATGATCAGGCCGCCATGTCGCGGCTGGCCGAGGCGGGGGTCGAGGTCGTGTTCGCGCCCGGTCTGCATCTGCGGCGCCGGGACGACCGTATCGAAGCGGCCTTCGCCACGGACCGGACCGCGCTGTTCGATGTGGTTTATCCTGCGATGGGCGCGGAGGTGCGTTCGGGCCTCGCGGTGTCGCTGGGCGCGGAGCATACGGGCGAAGGCTATCTGAGGGTCGATGACCACCAGCGCACGTCGGTCGCTGGGCTCTACGGCATCGGCGACCTCGTCACCGATCTGCATCAGATTTCGGTCGCCTTTGGTCACGCGGCAGTTGCGGCCTGCTCGATCCACAGCAGCCTGCCGCGGTGCCTGGCCTGA
- a CDS encoding DUF2934 domain-containing protein has product MAKPMEEEIRSRAHALWELAGKPEGRQDEFWREAERELSSDPANNAEEASDTFTE; this is encoded by the coding sequence ATGGCGAAGCCGATGGAAGAGGAGATCCGGAGCCGGGCGCATGCGCTCTGGGAATTGGCCGGCAAGCCCGAAGGGCGGCAGGACGAGTTTTGGCGCGAGGCCGAGCGAGAGCTTTCGTCCGATCCAGCCAACAATGCCGAAGAAGCATCCGACACGTTCACGGAATAG
- a CDS encoding YciE/YciF ferroxidase family protein, with product MGLFTKDIKSMDDLLIHGLQDIYYAEQQILKALPKMIDKATNRDLVTGLKNHLEETNKQVERLQKAFAKLGKEPSGTQCPAIDGIIKEADETAGEIEHKAVLDAAIVANAQAVEHYEMCRYGTLIAWAEELGHDEIVRFLTTNLNEEKAANTKLNTVALRKGVNAKASNAA from the coding sequence ATGGGTCTTTTCACCAAGGACATAAAATCGATGGACGATTTGCTGATCCACGGCCTCCAGGACATCTATTACGCGGAGCAGCAGATCCTGAAAGCTCTGCCGAAGATGATCGACAAGGCGACCAATCGGGACCTAGTGACCGGCCTCAAGAATCACCTCGAAGAAACCAACAAGCAGGTCGAGCGGCTCCAGAAGGCCTTCGCGAAGCTCGGCAAGGAGCCGAGCGGGACGCAATGTCCGGCCATCGACGGCATCATCAAGGAAGCGGACGAGACCGCCGGCGAGATCGAGCACAAGGCCGTGCTGGACGCCGCCATCGTTGCGAATGCGCAGGCCGTCGAACACTACGAGATGTGCCGCTACGGCACGCTGATCGCATGGGCCGAGGAGCTCGGGCACGACGAAATCGTGCGCTTCCTGACGACGAACCTCAACGAAGAGAAGGCCGCCAACACCAAGCTGAACACGGTGGCCTTGCGCAAGGGCGTCAACGCCAAGGCGTCCAACGCCGCCTAG
- a CDS encoding VOC family protein codes for MIHHVSVGTNDVHRARAFYDPLMALIGFRVLKSSDRAVHYGASDIVFSLETPVDGEPASAGNGVHIAFQAPDRETVRRFHSAAMANGGRDEGAPGIRAQYNANYYGAFVRDPDGNKIEAVTYTARDSFGLWTER; via the coding sequence ATGATCCACCACGTCTCCGTCGGAACGAACGACGTGCATCGGGCGCGCGCGTTCTACGATCCGCTGATGGCGTTGATCGGCTTTCGCGTTCTCAAATCCTCGGACCGCGCCGTCCACTACGGCGCATCCGATATCGTCTTCAGCCTCGAGACGCCGGTGGATGGCGAACCCGCCAGCGCAGGCAACGGCGTGCATATCGCCTTCCAAGCCCCCGACCGGGAGACTGTGAGGCGCTTCCACAGCGCGGCCATGGCGAATGGCGGCCGTGACGAGGGGGCGCCGGGCATCCGCGCACAATACAACGCCAATTACTACGGCGCCTTCGTGCGCGATCCCGACGGCAACAAGATCGAGGCCGTGACTTACACGGCGCGGGACAGTTTCGGTCTCTGGACGGAACGCTGA
- the dinB gene encoding DNA polymerase IV — MAATATILHADLDAFYASVEQLLDPSLRGKPIAVGGGVVLAASYEARAFGVRGGMPGRRARELCPQLTFVSGHYKEYQRLGDAAIKVIGDFTPLVERISIDEAFADVAGCTHLFGPPDEIARTIRQRVRAEIGLPISVGVARTKHLAKIASQVAKPDGLVIVDPDTELQFLHHLPVELMWGVGPVTKARLAEMQVLTIGQLATTPGRSLERLLGPAAGEKLAALAWNRDPRQIKAHRRAQSAGAQSALGRKPAQEQFFRPTLLHLADRISTRLRAKARPGRTVTVRVRFANLKSATRSVTLDAPISATVTLAALAEDLVRAVLADHPDEKTISLLAISVSHLEEDWDLELELPLGLPDEPCRPGSRIGLARWAADRAVDKIRDRFGWDAIGYGSVALGIFRSVPDEFRELAEKDL, encoded by the coding sequence ATGGCAGCGACAGCCACCATTCTTCATGCTGACCTTGATGCCTTCTATGCTTCGGTAGAGCAGCTGCTTGATCCGTCGTTGCGCGGCAAACCCATCGCCGTCGGTGGTGGCGTCGTGCTTGCGGCTTCCTACGAAGCGAGGGCCTTCGGAGTCCGCGGAGGGATGCCGGGACGGCGAGCGCGCGAGCTCTGTCCGCAACTCACTTTTGTGAGCGGGCATTACAAGGAGTACCAACGATTGGGCGATGCCGCCATCAAGGTGATCGGCGATTTCACACCACTCGTGGAGCGTATTTCCATCGACGAGGCCTTCGCCGACGTTGCCGGCTGTACCCATCTCTTCGGCCCACCTGATGAAATTGCGAGGACAATCCGTCAACGCGTGCGGGCCGAGATCGGCCTTCCGATTTCGGTCGGCGTGGCTCGCACCAAGCATCTTGCAAAGATTGCGTCGCAAGTGGCCAAGCCCGATGGGCTGGTGATTGTCGATCCTGACACCGAGCTGCAATTCCTTCACCATCTGCCCGTCGAACTGATGTGGGGAGTGGGACCCGTCACGAAGGCACGGCTGGCCGAGATGCAGGTGCTGACGATCGGGCAGTTGGCGACGACGCCGGGGCGGTCGCTCGAGCGGTTACTCGGTCCCGCCGCGGGGGAGAAACTTGCAGCGCTGGCGTGGAATCGTGATCCACGGCAAATCAAAGCTCACCGCCGAGCCCAATCGGCAGGAGCGCAATCGGCGCTCGGCAGGAAGCCTGCCCAAGAGCAATTTTTTCGCCCGACCCTGCTTCATCTTGCGGATCGGATCAGCACCCGGCTGCGGGCCAAGGCGAGGCCGGGCCGAACCGTGACGGTCCGTGTTCGCTTCGCCAATCTGAAGTCCGCTACGCGCTCGGTAACACTCGACGCACCAATCTCGGCGACTGTGACCCTTGCCGCGCTTGCCGAGGACCTGGTGCGTGCCGTCCTCGCAGATCACCCTGATGAGAAGACCATTTCGCTCCTCGCCATCTCCGTCTCGCACCTCGAGGAGGACTGGGATCTGGAGCTGGAACTTCCGCTTGGGCTTCCCGACGAACCCTGTCGCCCCGGCAGCAGGATAGGCTTGGCGCGTTGGGCGGCCGACCGTGCCGTTGACAAGATCCGTGATCGCTTTGGATGGGACGCCATTGGGTATGGCTCGGTGGCGCTCGGTATCTTTCGTTCGGTTCCTGACGAGTTTCGCGAACTCGCCGAAAAGGACCTGTGA
- a CDS encoding cysteine hydrolase family protein has product MSEAKSPDGEIRHAVHLCIDMQNIFAPGGLWETPWMEKVLPAIASIVSRHQDRTIFTRFITPQKPEDRPGRWRAYFQHWRQATRDHLPPSALDLVPALARYVPPARIVDKPAYSAFSNPRLAALLVEKDIGSVVITGAETDVCVLSTVLSAVDLGFRVVIVEDALCSSSDIGHDALMTMYRTRFHGQVDLVTAEELAEFWRE; this is encoded by the coding sequence ATGAGCGAGGCGAAGTCGCCGGACGGCGAAATCCGGCACGCCGTTCATCTCTGCATCGACATGCAGAACATCTTTGCGCCCGGAGGTCTCTGGGAAACACCATGGATGGAGAAGGTGTTGCCGGCGATCGCGTCGATCGTCTCGCGCCACCAGGACAGAACCATCTTCACGCGCTTCATCACGCCGCAGAAGCCGGAAGATCGCCCCGGACGGTGGCGGGCTTATTTCCAGCACTGGCGCCAGGCAACCCGCGATCATCTTCCGCCGTCCGCGCTCGATCTCGTGCCGGCGCTGGCGCGCTATGTTCCGCCGGCCCGCATCGTCGACAAGCCGGCCTACTCCGCCTTCAGCAATCCGCGCCTGGCGGCCCTGCTGGTTGAAAAGGACATCGGTTCGGTGGTGATCACGGGCGCGGAGACCGATGTCTGCGTTCTCTCGACGGTGCTGAGCGCCGTCGATCTCGGCTTCAGGGTCGTGATCGTCGAGGACGCGCTGTGCAGCTCGTCCGACATCGGCCACGACGCGCTGATGACGATGTATCGCACCCGCTTTCACGGTCAGGTCGATCTCGTGACCGCGGAAGAGCTCGCGGAGTTCTGGCGAGAATAG
- a CDS encoding flavodoxin family protein, with protein sequence MTDVDVRKGMPPVRLSREAFERRYKSQFVDPVFAPLQRELDTIVGAAWDAYSHSRKAPVTRKGAGFADPDYDLAVDWLAARAAILEAQRQHDDADVTPRILIINGSARSEHTCPGEMSKTWRMVKLAEPVFAEMGYEVDILDLSRLTSEFGRTIHPCKSCVSTAMPLCHWPCSCYPNYSLGQTGDWMNEIYPLWVVAHGILIVTPVNWYHVPGGLKAMMDRLVCADGGNPDPTSTHGKKADEAKAMELKGWPYPRHLAGRHFGLVVHGDSVGAESVRRTLSDWLTDMHLISAGRFGELDGYVGYMEQYANSHRDLDEDRAFQQEVLNVARALGNAVRLARSGRFDEPGDGLEDQNPK encoded by the coding sequence ATGACGGACGTGGACGTTCGCAAGGGGATGCCGCCCGTCAGGCTGTCGCGCGAGGCGTTCGAACGGCGCTACAAGAGTCAGTTCGTCGATCCGGTCTTTGCGCCGCTCCAGCGCGAGCTCGACACCATCGTCGGCGCCGCCTGGGATGCCTATAGCCATTCGCGCAAGGCGCCGGTGACGCGGAAGGGGGCGGGCTTCGCCGATCCCGATTACGATCTGGCCGTGGACTGGCTCGCCGCGCGCGCCGCAATTCTGGAGGCGCAGCGGCAGCATGACGACGCCGACGTGACGCCGCGCATCCTCATCATCAACGGCTCGGCGCGCAGCGAGCACACCTGTCCCGGCGAGATGTCCAAGACCTGGCGCATGGTCAAGCTGGCCGAGCCGGTTTTCGCGGAGATGGGCTATGAAGTCGACATCCTCGATCTCTCCCGCCTGACGTCTGAATTCGGCAGGACCATCCATCCCTGCAAGTCGTGCGTGTCGACCGCCATGCCGCTCTGCCATTGGCCGTGCAGCTGCTATCCGAACTATTCGCTGGGCCAGACCGGCGACTGGATGAACGAGATCTACCCGCTCTGGGTCGTGGCCCACGGCATCCTGATCGTGACGCCGGTGAACTGGTATCACGTCCCGGGCGGTCTCAAGGCGATGATGGATCGTCTGGTCTGTGCCGACGGCGGCAATCCCGATCCGACATCGACGCACGGCAAGAAGGCGGACGAAGCCAAGGCGATGGAGCTGAAGGGATGGCCCTATCCGCGTCATCTCGCCGGCCGGCATTTCGGCCTCGTCGTTCACGGCGACAGTGTCGGTGCGGAGAGCGTGCGGCGAACCTTGTCCGACTGGCTGACCGACATGCACCTGATCTCCGCGGGCCGCTTCGGCGAGCTCGACGGTTACGTCGGCTACATGGAGCAATATGCGAATTCGCACCGCGACCTGGACGAGGACCGGGCGTTTCAGCAGGAGGTGCTGAATGTGGCGCGCGCGCTCGGCAATGCGGTCCGGCTGGCACGAAGCGGCCGGTTCGACGAGCCCGGCGACGGCCTCGAAGACCAAAATCCCAAATGA